Proteins encoded within one genomic window of Panicum virgatum strain AP13 chromosome 1N, P.virgatum_v5, whole genome shotgun sequence:
- the LOC120655671 gene encoding WRKY transcription factor WRKY51-like — MITIDDLMSCGGGDSGGGRASVVPGGDGQAARPRPRQMMMMEAVGDHQLTVSRIRTAVSMLGRRTGHARFRRGPAAAVVVEHPSSPPDHQQPPGSAAAPGVMTLGLADFVKGRGRDEAAAFSASASGDRDSSSLPSTTTLTSLTVGEGSVSNGRFPPAGGHPAGTPRFPAVSMPQQQPAASDYYHTPGAAPRSKCADRARSENDAGKAHAGRCHCSKKRKSRVRRVVRVPAISSRNADIPPDDYSWRKYGQKPIKGSPYPRGYYKCSTVRGCPARKHVERDPGEPAMLIVTYGGDHRHDADAAAAPPEHMSTNK, encoded by the exons ATGATCACCATCGACGATCTGATGagctgcggcggtggcgacagcggcggcggcagggcgtcGGTGGTTCCTGGCGGCGATGGGcaggcggcgaggccgcggccgcggcagatgatgatgatggaggCGGTGGGGGACCACCAGCTGACGGTGTCCAGGATCCGGACGGCGGTGTCCATGCTCGGCCGCCGCACGGGCCACGCGCGCTtccgccgcggccccgccgccgccgtcgtggtggagcacccgtcgtcgccgccggaccACCAGCAGCCGccggggagcgcggcggcgcccggcgtgATGACGCTCGGCCTGGCGGACTTCGTCAAGGGGCGCGGgcgcgacgaggcggcggcgttcAGCGCGTCGGCCTCGGGGGACAGGGACAGCTCGTCGCTCCCCTCGACGACGACGCTGACAAGCCTCACCGTCGGCGAAGGGAGCGTGTCCAACGGCCGCTTCCCTCCTGCGGGCGGCCACCCTGCCGGCACGCCGCGTTTCCCGGCGGTGTCgatgccgcagcagcagcctgcCGCCTCCGATTACTACCACAcccccggcgccgcgccgagAAGCAAGTGCGCCGACCGCGCGCGCTCGGAGAACGACGCCGGCAAGGCGCACGCCGGCCGCTGCCACTGCTCCAAGAAACG GAAGTCGCGTGTGAGGCGGGTGGTCCGCGTGCCGGCGATCAGCTCCCGGAACGCCGACATCCCGCCGGACGACTACTCGTGGCGCAAGTACGGCCAGAAGCCCATCAAGGGCTCGCCGTACCCGCG CGGGTACTACAAGTGCAGCACGGTGCGGGGGTGCCCGGCGAGGAAGCACGTGGAGCGCGACCCCGGCGAGCCGGCGATGCTCATCGTCACCTACGGGGGCGACCACCGCCACGATGCCGATGCCGCCGCGGCACCGCCGGAGCACATGTCGACGAACAAGTGA
- the LOC120655673 gene encoding monocopper oxidase-like protein SKS1, with translation MRRNSWNDGVAGTNCAIPPGENWTYVFQAKDEVGSFFYRPSLGLHAAAGGHGPIRVNSRPVIAVPFAQPDSEFDVLIGDWYNMDVKEMRGYLDRGRDLPSPDGILINGLGPYAADFTFQPGRTYRLRVSNVGTRTSLSFRIQGHKLLLVEAEGTYTLQKHYASLDVHPGQSLSVLVTADQPPKPSYYMVVSSLFVEPELFGVANVLYAGSGGPRPPGAAPLEDLSSHNGYGRSMEQARTVRMNLTCGAARPNPQGSFRYGLINVSRTLLLRNDEAEIGGRRRCTVNGVSFAGAATPLKLADHFDVAGVFTVVSGRPERRRQPSLGTAVIDARYRDFVQIVFENRLPSLQTWHLDGYSFFVAGMGWGKWSPDARSTYNLVDAIYRSTVQVYPSAWTAVLVSLDNEGMWNLRSQSLDRRYLGQEIYMRVSQGSSEAPDPRDELPMPPNTLLCGKAKSSKIGRA, from the exons ATGAGGCGGAATTCGTGGAACGACGGCGTGGCGGGGACCAACTGCGCGATCCCACCGGGGGAGAACTGGACGTACGTCTTCCAGGCCAAGGACGAGGTCGGCAGCTTCTTCTACCGCCCCTCGCTGGGGCTGCACGCCGCTGCCGGGGGCCACGGCCCCATCCGCGTCAACAGCCGGCCGGTCATCGCCGTGCCGTTCGCCCAGCCCGACAGCGAGTTCGACGTCCTCATAGGGGATTGGTACAACATGGACGTAAAA GAGATGAGAGGATACCTGGACAGAGGCCGTGATCTGCCGTCGCCAGATGGAATTCTCATCAATGGCTTGGGCCCTTATGCAGCCGATTTCACGTTTCAGCCAG GGCGCACGTACCGTCTGCGCGTGTCGAACGTGGGCACAAGGACGTCGCTGAGCTTCCGGATCCAGGGCCACAAGCTGCTgctggtggaggcggagggCACCTACACGCTGCAGAAGCACTACGCCTCGCTGGACGTGCACCCCGGCCAGTCGCTCTCGGTGCTCGTCACCGCCGATCAGCCGCCCAAGCCTTCCTACTACATGGTCGTCAGCTCGCTCTTCGTGGAGCCGGAGCTCTTCGGCGTCGCCAACGTCCTCTACGCGGGCTCCGGCGGCCCgcggccgcccggcgccgcgcctCTGGAGGACCTGTCGTCGCACAACGGCTACGGCCGGTCCATGGAGCAGGCGCGCACCGTGAGGATGAACCTGacctgcggcgcggcgcggcccaaCCCGCAGGGCTCGTTCCGCTACGGGCTCATCAACGTGTCCCGCACGCTCCTGCTCCGGAACGACGAGGCCGAgatcggcggccggcgacggtgCACCGTGAACGGCGTCTCCTTCGccggcgcggccacgccgctgAAGCTCGCCGACCACTTCGACGTGGCCGGCGTCTTCACGGTCGTCTCCGGCAGGCCCGAGAGGAGGAGGCAGCCCTCGCTCGGCACGGCCGTCATCGACGCTCGGTACAGGGACTTCGTGCAGATCGTGTTCGAGAACAGGTTGCCGTCGCTGCAGACGTGGCACCTCGATGGCTACAGCTTCTTCGTGGCCGG GATGGGTTGGGGCAAGTGGAGCCCGGACGCAAGATCAACGTACAATCTGGTCGATGCCATTTACCGTTCTACTGTCCAG GTGTACCCGTCAGCATGGACGGCCGTGTTGGTGTCTCTGGACAACGAGGGGATGTGGAACCTGAGGTCGCAGAGTCTGGACAGGAGGTACTTGGGCCAGGAGATTTACATGAGAGTGAGCCAGGGCAGCTCAGAAGCCCCTGACCCTAGGGATGAACTGCCGATGCCTCCAAATACTCTCTTATGTGGAAAAGCAAAGTCTTCGAAGATAGGGCGAGCATGA
- the LOC120655672 gene encoding probable 4-hydroxy-tetrahydrodipicolinate reductase 1, chloroplastic, whose amino-acid sequence MLSATIAAHPAAAITLRQRHSLRPLQRLRVPIGAAPPRRRMATARPLVVKALASQGVPAVPPKLSFPILVNSCTGKMGKAVAEAAVSAGLQLVPVSFSAMEVPDGRLEICDREIQIHDPSESEKILPSIIEEYPDLIVVDYTVPDAVNANAELYCKLGLPFVMGTTGGNRQLLHKTVQDANIYAVISPQMGKQVVAFLAAMEIMAEQFPGAFSGYKLEVMESHQATKLDVSGTAKAVISCFQKLGVSFDMDEVKLVRDPEEQVNVVGVPAEHLAGHAFHMYHLTSPDGTVSFEFQHNVCGRSIYAEGTVDAAMFLYTKIQSGASKKLYDMIDVLREGNMR is encoded by the exons ATGCTCTCTGCCACCATCGCCgcgcaccccgccgccgccataacCCTGCGGCAACGGCACTCGCTCCGCCCTCTCCAGCGACTCCGTGTTCCCatcggcgcggcgccgccgaggcggcGGATGGCAACGGCGAGGCCCTTAGTGGTCAAGGCCCTAGCTAGCCAGGGCGTCCCCGCGGTGCCCCCCAAGCTCTCCTTTCCGATACTG GTGAATAGTTGTACTGGAAAAATGGGGAAGGCTGTGGCAGAAGCAGCTGTATCAGCCggtcttcagttagttccgGTATCATTCAGTGCCATGGAAGTCCCTGATGGAAGACTTGAAATCTGCGACAGAGAAATTCAAATTCATGACCCTTCTGAAAGTGAAAAAATTCTCCCTTCCATTATTGAAGAGTACCCAGATCTCATAGTCGTCGATTACACTGTTCCTGATGCTGTCAATG CCAATGCTGAACTCTATTGCAAATTGGGCTTGCCATTTGTAATGGGCACGACAGGTGGAAATAGGCAACTGCTGCACAAAACCGTGCAGGATGCAAATATTTATGCTGTGATATCCCCACAGATGGGAAAGCAG GTCGTTGCTTTTCTTGCTGCCATGGAAATCATGGCAGAGCAATTCCCTGGTGCATTTTCAGGTTACAAACTGGAG GTCATGGAGTCTCATCAAGCAACAAAGTTGGACGTTTCTGGAACTGCCAAAGCTGTTATCTCTTGCTTTCAGAAGTTGGGTGTATCATTTGACATGGATGAG GTAAAACTAGTAAGGGATCCTGAGGAGCAGGTTAACGTGGTTGGTGTCCCAGCAGAGCATCTTGCAGGTCATGCATTCCACATGTACCATCTCACTTCACCTGATGGGAC AGTTTCATTTGAGTTTCAGCACAATGTATGTGGCCGATCAATATACGCAGAAGGAACTGTTGATGCTGCTATGTTTCTTTACACAAAG ATACAATCTGGAGCGAGCAAGAAACTGTATGACATGATTGATGTCTTGAGAGAGGGCAACATGAGATGA